The Halalkalibaculum roseum genome window below encodes:
- a CDS encoding DUF456 domain-containing protein codes for METIIIILGALLILAGLLGSFLPVLPGPPISYIGLILLQLTSTPPFTIQFLAVWALIVIAIMILDNVVPAWGARKYGGSPFGVWGSILGLIAGFFFPPMGIIIGPIVGAFVGELAGGKTSDQALKAAWGSFLGFLAGTLMKVIACGMMGYYFFVNM; via the coding sequence ATGGAAACCATCATTATTATTTTGGGAGCTCTCCTGATCCTTGCCGGGCTATTAGGCTCTTTCCTGCCTGTGTTGCCCGGTCCGCCCATCAGTTACATCGGTCTGATACTGCTTCAATTAACCTCCACACCTCCCTTCACTATTCAATTCCTGGCGGTTTGGGCTCTGATAGTCATTGCCATCATGATACTTGACAACGTGGTTCCGGCCTGGGGAGCCCGTAAATATGGTGGTTCACCTTTCGGTGTATGGGGTAGCATCCTGGGTTTAATTGCAGGTTTTTTCTTTCCGCCGATGGGTATAATCATCGGTCCGATAGTGGGTGCTTTCGTGGGTGAACTGGCCGGTGGAAAAACATCCGACCAGGCCTTGAAAGCTGCATGGGGCTCTTTTTTAGGCTTCCTTGCCGGTACCTTAATGAAGGTTATTGCTTGCGGCATGATGGGGTACTATTTCTTTGTCAATATGTAG
- a CDS encoding META domain-containing protein translates to MKNFKNYIIRVAFTYVILLPISGCSLIENNNNENTRDLLRAWELATITDETGNTIELFDGEVHTLRFSSERTLGGETACNFYGGDFSAERDGNIRINNILTTEIACEQPNHSPEYLSALGEADEFSVHSGRLVLRYGNAGELIFEERLE, encoded by the coding sequence ATGAAGAATTTTAAAAATTATATAATCCGGGTAGCGTTCACCTATGTCATATTGCTTCCAATAAGCGGCTGTTCCCTGATTGAAAACAACAACAATGAGAATACCCGTGATCTTCTGCGTGCCTGGGAGTTGGCAACCATTACCGATGAGACGGGAAATACTATTGAATTATTCGATGGGGAGGTACACACTCTTCGTTTTTCCAGCGAACGTACGCTGGGCGGAGAAACGGCTTGTAACTTTTATGGGGGAGATTTTTCAGCTGAAAGAGATGGCAATATACGGATAAATAATATACTTACCACCGAAATAGCCTGTGAACAGCCCAATCACAGCCCCGAATATCTCAGTGCACTGGGTGAAGCAGATGAGTTTTCCGTGCATAGTGGGAGACTGGTATTGCGTTATGGAAATGCCGGGGAGCTAATTTTCGAAGAACGGCTGGAGTAA
- the hutU gene encoding urocanate hydratase, whose protein sequence is METKADTNIKAPTGTGLQCKGWHQEAAMRMLMNNLDPDVAEKPEELIVYGGGGKAARNWESYHKIVETLQRLENDETLLVQSGKPVGVFQTHEEAPRVLIANAHLVPKWANWDEFRRLDKMGLTMYGQMTAGSWIYIGTQGILQGTYETFAECARQQFGGTLQGRLLVTAGLGGMGGAQPLAATMNGAACIGVEVDETRIDRRVETGYCDIKCKSLDEALEKALDAKEKGEALSIGLLGNVAEVLPQMLQKGVIPDVLTDQTSAHDLQLGYIPAGYTLDEANEKRESDPEGYQEDVLDSMVTHVETMLKMQQKGAVTFDYGNNLRGQVADHRDMEEAFNFPGFVPAFIRPLFCRGSGPFRWAALSGKPEDIYTTDKAVLETFPEKEALARWIKKAQDQVHFQGLPARICWLEYGERAEMGEKFNWLVKKGKVDAPLVIGRDHLDTGSVASPNRETEDMKDGSDAIADWPLLNAMLNTASGASWVSLHHGGGVGIGYSIHAGMVCVADGTEMADRRLKRVLTNDPGSGVMRHADAGYEEAVKTAKERGIDLPMVE, encoded by the coding sequence ATGGAGACCAAGGCTGATACCAATATCAAGGCACCTACGGGAACCGGATTACAATGCAAGGGATGGCACCAGGAGGCTGCCATGCGCATGCTCATGAATAACCTGGATCCTGATGTAGCCGAAAAACCGGAAGAGCTTATTGTCTATGGCGGAGGCGGAAAGGCAGCCCGCAACTGGGAAAGTTATCATAAAATTGTGGAAACGTTGCAGCGACTGGAGAACGACGAAACGCTGCTGGTACAGAGCGGAAAGCCGGTAGGCGTATTTCAGACCCATGAGGAGGCTCCAAGAGTGCTTATTGCGAATGCGCACCTGGTACCCAAATGGGCGAACTGGGATGAATTTCGAAGACTCGATAAGATGGGCCTGACTATGTATGGTCAGATGACGGCCGGCTCCTGGATTTATATCGGTACGCAGGGCATTCTTCAGGGAACCTATGAGACCTTTGCAGAATGTGCACGGCAGCAGTTTGGCGGAACCCTACAGGGCAGGCTGCTGGTTACCGCCGGACTCGGTGGCATGGGAGGGGCACAACCGCTAGCTGCAACCATGAATGGGGCTGCTTGCATTGGAGTTGAAGTGGATGAAACAAGGATCGACCGTCGTGTTGAAACGGGCTATTGCGATATCAAATGCAAAAGCCTTGATGAGGCCCTGGAAAAAGCGTTGGATGCCAAAGAGAAAGGTGAAGCTTTGTCAATCGGACTATTGGGTAACGTTGCCGAGGTGTTGCCTCAAATGCTACAGAAAGGCGTCATCCCTGATGTGTTGACCGACCAGACTTCGGCTCATGACCTGCAGCTTGGATATATACCGGCAGGCTACACGCTTGATGAAGCCAATGAGAAAAGGGAGAGTGATCCTGAGGGCTACCAAGAAGATGTGCTTGACTCCATGGTTACACATGTGGAAACTATGCTCAAGATGCAGCAAAAGGGAGCGGTCACCTTCGACTATGGCAACAATTTGCGCGGACAGGTTGCCGATCACCGGGATATGGAAGAGGCATTTAATTTCCCGGGCTTTGTACCGGCATTTATTCGTCCGCTCTTTTGCCGGGGATCGGGCCCTTTCCGATGGGCGGCACTCTCGGGTAAGCCGGAAGATATCTATACTACCGATAAAGCGGTTCTTGAGACCTTCCCTGAAAAAGAGGCTTTGGCGCGATGGATCAAAAAAGCACAAGATCAGGTGCACTTCCAGGGATTGCCCGCTCGTATTTGCTGGCTGGAGTATGGAGAACGGGCTGAGATGGGGGAGAAGTTCAACTGGCTGGTGAAAAAAGGAAAGGTGGATGCGCCGCTGGTCATCGGGCGTGATCACCTGGACACCGGATCGGTGGCATCTCCTAACCGCGAAACAGAGGATATGAAAGACGGGTCCGATGCGATTGCCGATTGGCCGCTGCTGAATGCGATGCTCAATACAGCCAGCGGGGCTAGCTGGGTATCGCTGCATCACGGCGGAGGAGTTGGCATCGGATATTCTATTCATGCCGGAATGGTGTGTGTGGCCGACGGAACTGAAATGGCGGACCGACGGCTGAAGCGTGTACTGACCAACGATCCGGGCAGCGGGGTAATGCGACATGCCGACGCAGGTTATGAGGAAGCCGTTAAAACGGCTAAAGAACGTGGTATTGACTTACCAATGGTGGAGTAA